Genomic DNA from Candidatus Methylomirabilota bacterium:
ACGTCGCAGCCATCCTCATCACCGGAATCGTCGCCGCGGGGCTCTCGCTCGCGGTGCGATCCAATCCCGACGGCGCGATCGCCCGCGCGCTGCGGATCGGAATCGCGGGGATCGTGGCCGCCGCGATCATCATCGGCATGGTGCGCGACGGGCTCCGGGGCCGGCTTTCCGTATGGGACTGGGTCCCCCTCAACCTCTGCGACTTCGAGATCGTGCTCGCCGTCTTCGCGCTCCTGACCCGGCGACAGGCGGCGTACGAGATCTTCTACTTCTGGGCGCTCGCGGGAACGCTCATCGCGATGATCACACCCGAGATCACGAGAGGATTCCCGAGCCGGGAATTCATTTCCTTCTTCGCATTCCACGGCGCCGTCGTGGCGACGGCGCTCTTCATGACGTGGGGATTAAAAATGCGCCCCCGGGCGGGGGCGCATTGGCGGGTCTTCCTATGGACGAACGTTTACGCGGCCGCCGCGGTGGCCGTGAATCTCATCTTCGGGAGAAACTTCCTCTACCTCTGCGAGAAGCCGAGCGGGTTCAGCGTGCTCGACTGGTTCGGCCCCTGGCCGGTCTACATCGTCGCGGCCGAGGTCCTCGCGCTGGCCCTCTTTTACCTGCTCAGCCTGCCGTTCCGAGACCAGCAGCCTACGCGCACCCGCTCGTAGCGCCGCAGTTCAGGCACGAGTAGCACGCTCCACGGCGGACCATGATCGAGCCGCACTCGGTGCAGGGAGGCGCATCGGGCTGGGTCACGAAGGACCGATCGTCCGCCCCCTCGCCCTTGCCGTGCCCGTTCGCACCGCCGTTGATCAGCTTGAGCTGCACTTCCGCTGTGCCTACGGCTCCTAGGGCGGCCAGCGTCCGAGTCTGACCCCCTGCTCTGGCAGCACCTCTTCTGGATCTTCGGTCACCCCGAGGTCTACATCCTGATCCTGCCGGCCATGGGCATCGTCTCAGAGGTGATCCCCACGTTCGCC
This window encodes:
- a CDS encoding TIGR02206 family membrane protein; protein product: MEAPPFVLFGFDHVAAILITGIVAAGLSLAVRSNPDGAIARALRIGIAGIVAAAIIIGMVRDGLRGRLSVWDWVPLNLCDFEIVLAVFALLTRRQAAYEIFYFWALAGTLIAMITPEITRGFPSREFISFFAFHGAVVATALFMTWGLKMRPRAGAHWRVFLWTNVYAAAAVAVNLIFGRNFLYLCEKPSGFSVLDWFGPWPVYIVAAEVLALALFYLLSLPFRDQQPTRTRS